Genomic DNA from Procambarus clarkii isolate CNS0578487 chromosome 34, FALCON_Pclarkii_2.0, whole genome shotgun sequence:
catggagagtggcaggcacagagcttctggtccttcctttagaatctatggtgagattccatccgggcctatagcctttgtcacgtccacatctagcagatgcttcctcacctcctcactggtaatcacaaactcctctagtggtgtctggtttgatattccctctcttatctctggcacttctccttgctctgaggtgaaaacctcctggaatttcttattgagttccgcacacacttccttgtcgtttgtagtgaattattctgcccctatcctcagtttcattacctgttccttcactgttgttttcctcctgatgtggctatgcagcagtttgggttgagtctttgtctTGCTCGCTAtggcattttcatattgcctctcttctcaccctgacgtattcattcctggcgctctggtatctttctctgctctctagtgttctgttgtttctatagtttctctgctcccttttacttagttgctttgctaactTACAaccttgattaaaccatgggtttctcatttgtaTTTCCTTTTTTTCCTGTTAGACTAGGACGAAATTGTCTGCtgcttccttacacttctgtgtgatgtagtctatcatgtcttgaaCTGTCtttccagcaccagcaacaggtgggtgtgagagcACTAGCAACAGCtgagtgtgggggcaccaggaacaggtgggtgtgggggccaccagcaacagggaggtgtggggggcaccagcaacaggtgggtgtggggggaccagcaacagctgggagtgtggggcaacagctgggtgtgggggacatCAGCCacatgtgggtgtgggggggggggtcaacagcATAAGGTAGGTGTGGGGCCACCAGCatatggtgggtgtggagggctcCAGAAACAGCTGGGTGTGCGgtcacaagcaacaggtgggcgtggggggcaccagcaacaactgggtgtggacgaaccggcaacaggtgggtgtgggagtaCCAACAATAGGTGGATGTGAGGGGCACCGGCAACACCTGGGTGTGGATGGGGCAACAGGAGCAGGTTGGTGttggggaaccagcaacaggtgggtgttaggGGCACCAGTAACAGATGGGTGTagggggcaacaggtgggtgagggggccccagcaacaggtgggttttagggggcaccagcaacaggtgggtgtggggagcacccgaaacaggtgggtgttggggggcaccagcaacaggtgggtgcaggggcaccagcaacagatgggtgtggagggcaccagtaacatgtgggtgtgtgggcaccagcaacaggtgagtgtggaggcactagcaacagggggtgtggggggaggaccagcaacaggtgggtgtgggggcaccagcaacaactgggtgtgggggggcaccagcaacaggtgggtgtagggggcataagcaacaggtgagtgtggggggggcaaCATCAACAGGTGGGTGATGGgggaccagcaacaggtgggtgtggaggcaccagaaaAGGTGGGTCTGGCGGCACTAGCaaaagggggtgtggggggaccataaacaggtgggtatgggggcaccagcaacagatgggtttgagggcaccagcaacaggagggtgtggagggggaaccagcaacagctgggtgtgaagGCACCAGCAAAAGGCGGATgggggagcaccagcaacaggtgtgtttgagggcaccagcaaaaggtgggtgtggggggccccagcaacaggtgggtgtgggggtacctGCAACAGGGTGgtgttggggcaccagcaacaggtgggtgtgggtgcaccagcaacaggtgggtgtgggaggcaccaacaaaaggtgggtgtgggggggcacaagcaacagctgggtgtgggggcaacaaCTGCGTATGgaaacaccagcaacaggtgggtgtgggggcaacagaaacaggtgggtgtgagggcactaGCAACAagagggtgtgggggcaccagcaacaggtgggtttggggggcaccagcaacaggtgggtgtggggggcaccagcaacggctgggtgtggaggcaccagcaacaggtgggtgtgggggcaacagcAACAAGAGGGTGTgagagcaccagcaacaggtgggtgtgggggacatcagcaacatgtgggtgtgggggcactagcaacaggtgggtgtcggGGGGGCaagagcaacaggtgggtgtcggggcaccagcaacaggtgggtgttgggggggcaccagcaaacaggtgggtgctgggggaggggcaccagcaacaggtgtgtgtggagggcaccagTTACAGCTGAGTATAGGGGCACCAGCTACAGCTGGGTTtaaggggggcaccagcaacaggtgggtgtggggggcaccagcaaaaggtggttgttgggggcaccagcaacaggtgggtgtgcggccaccagcaacaggtgggtgtgggggcaccagcaacagctgggtgtggaggcaccagcaacaggtgggtatggaggcactagcaacaggtgggtgtctgGGCaccggcaacaggtgggtgttgggggggcaccaacaacaggtgggtgtggggacagcagcaacagctgggttcggggaaaccagcaacaggtggatgtggagGCACTatgaacaggtgggtgtggggggcacaagcaacaggtgggtgtggggggcaacaggtgggtgagggggcaccagcaacaggtgggttttacggggcaccagcaacaggtgggtgtgggaagcACCAGAAACAGGTAGgtgttgggggcaccagcaacaggtgggtgagagggcaccagcaacagatgggtgtggagggcaccagtaacatgtgggtgtgtgggcaccagcaacaggcgaGTGTGGAGGCACTAGcaacagggggtgtggggggaggaccagcaacaggtgggtgtgggggcaccagcaacaactgggtgtgggaggcaccagcaacaggtgggtgtagggggcataagcaacaggtgggtgtaggggggaccATAaacaggtgggtatgggggcaccagcaacagatgggtttgagggcaccagcaacaggagggtgtggaggggggaccagcaacagctgggtgtgaagGCACCAGCAAAAGGCGGATGGGGGAGCACAAGCAACAGGTGTGTTtgagggcaccagcaaaaggtgggtgtggggggccccagcaacaggtgggtgtggggtacCTGCAACAGGGTGgtgttggggcaccagcaacaggtgggtgtgggtgcaccagcaacaggtgggtgtgggaggcaccaacaaaaggtgggtgtgggggggcacaagcaacagctgggtgtgggggcaacaaCTGCGTATGgaaacaccagcaacaggtgggtgtggggcaacagcaacaggtgggtgtgagggcactaGCAACAagagggtgtgggggcaccagcaacaggtgggtttggggggcaccagcaacaggtgggtgtgggggcaccagcaacggctgggtgtggaggaagcaacaggtgggtgtgggggacatcagcaacaggtgggtgtgggggcactagcaacaggtgggtgtcggggggggggcaagagcaacaggtgggtgtcggggcaccagcaacaggtgggtgttgggggggcaccagcaacaggtgggtgctgggggaggggcaccagcaacaggtgtgtgtggagggcaccagTTACAGCTGAGTATAGGGGCACCAGCTACAGCTGGGTTtaaggggggcaccagcaacaggtgggtgtgtgggggcaccagcaaaaggtggttgttgggggcaccagcaacaggtgggtgtgcggccaccagcaacaggtgggtgtgggggcaccagcaaaagctgggtgtggaggcaccagcaacaggtgggtatggaggcactagcaacaggtgggtgtctgGGCaccggcaacaggtgggtgttggggggcaccaacaacaggtgggtgtggggacagcagcaacagctgggttcggggaaaccagcaacaggtggatgtggagGCACTAtgaacaggtgagtgtggggggcacaagcaacaggtgggtgtggggggcaacaggtgggtgagggggcaccagcaacaggtgggttttacggggcaccagcaacaggtgggtgtgggaagcACCAGAAACAGGTAGgtgttgggggcaccagcaacaggtgggtgagagggCACCAGCACAgatgggtgtggagggcaccagtaacatgtgggtgtgtgggcaccagcaacaggcgaGTGTGGAGGCACTAGCaacagggggtgaggggggaggaccagcaacaggtgggtgtgggggcaccagcaacaactgggtgtgggaggcaccagcaacaggtgggtgtagggggcataagcaacaggtgggtgtagggggcataagcaacaggtgggtgtggggggcaacaTTAACAGGTGGGTGATGGgggaccagcaacaggtgggtgtggaggcaccagaaaAGGTGGGTCTGGAGGCACTAGCAAACGGGGGTGTGGGGGGACCATCAACAGATGGgtttgagggcaccagcaacaggagggtgtggagggggaaccagcaacagctgggtgtgaagGCACCAGCAAAAGGCGGATgggggagcaccagcaacaggtgggtttgaGGGCACTagcaaaaggtgggtgtggggggccccagcaacaggtgggtgtgggggcaacagcaacaggtgggtgtgagggcaccagcaacaggtgggtgtgggggcaacagcaacaggtgggtgtgagggcaccagcaacaagagggtgtgggggcaccaccaacaggtgggtttggggggcaccagcaacaagtgggtgtgggggcaacagcaacaagagggtgtgggagcaccagcaacaggtgggtgtggggaacatcagcaacaggtgggtgtgggggcactagcaacaggtgggtgtcgggggggggggcaagagcaacaggtgggtgtgggggcaccagcaacaggtgggtgttgggggggcaccagcaacaggtgggtgttggggggggcaccagcaacaggtgtgtgtggagggcaccagTTACAGCTGGGTATAGGGGCACCAGCTACAGCTGGGTTtaagggggcaccagcaacaggtgggtgttgggggcaccagcaaaagtggttgttgggggcaccagcaacaggtgggtgtgcggccaccagcaacagatgggtgtgggggcaccagcaacaggtggatgtggaagcaccagcaacaggtgggttagTGGTGGCAccagaaacaggtgggtgtgggggcaccaataacaggtgggtgtggaggcaccagcaacaggtgggcgtGGGGTTGCACCAGCAAGAGGTTtgtttgggggcaccagcaacagcttggtgtggaggcatcagcaacaggtgggtatggatgcaccagcaacaggtgggtgtcctgggcaccagcaacaggtgggtgttggggggcaccaacaacaggtgggtgtggggacagcagcaacagctgggtgtgggggaacaagcaacaggtggatgtggagGCACtatcaacaggtgggtgtggggggcaccggcaacgggtgggtgttggggcaccagcaacaggtgggtgtgtggggcaccagcagcaggtggatgtgggaggcaccagcaacaggtggggtaTGGGGGGCAAGAGCTGGGTGTGGGGAcatcagcaacagctgggtgtgggggcacaagcaacaggtgggtgtggaggcaccagcaataggtgggtgtgagagcaccagcaacagataggtgtgggggaaccagcaacacgtgggtgtgggggaaccagcaacaggtgggtgtggggggcgcaAGCAATAGGTGGTGTGTgagagcaccagcaacaggtaggtgtgggacaaccagcaacagatgggtgtggggggcaccagaagcaggtgctgtggggacaccagcaacaggtgggtgtggggggaaccagcaacagctAGGTGTGGGGGAGGCACCAGCAATAAGTGGTGTGGGggacaacagcaacaggtgggcgtggaggcaacaggtgggtgtggggttgcACCTGCAAGAGGTgggagtgggggcaccagcaacagctgggtgtgggggcacagcaagaggtgggtatgggggcaccagcaacaggtgggtgtgatagCATCAGCAACAAGAGGGTGTGGGggcccagcaacaggtgggttttgggggcatcagcaacaggtgggtgtggggagccccagcaacagctgggtgtggaggcaccaacaacaggtgggtgtgggggcaacagcaacaagagggtgtgggggcaccagctacAGGTGGttgttgggggcaccagcaacaggtgggtgtgagggcaccatcaacaggtgggtgtgggggcaccagcaacaggtgggtgtgggggggcaccagcaacaggtggctgtggaaggcaccagcaacaggtggttgtaggaggcaccagcaacaggtgggtgtggggggggcaccagcaacaggtgggtgtgggggcaccagcaacaggtgggtatggaaggcaccagcaacaggtgggtgtaggaggcaccagcaacaggtgggtgtgaggaacatcaggaacaggtgggtgtgggggcaccagcaacaggtgggtgtgggggggggcaccagcaacaggtgggtgtggagggcaccaggtaCAGCTGGGTATGGGGGGCACCAGCTTCAGCTGGGTgtagggggggcaccagcaacaggtgggtgtggggggcaccagcaacaggtggttgttgggggcaccagcaacaggtgggtgtgcggccaccagcaacaggtgggtgtgggggcaccagcaacaggtggtgtgtggggggcaacagctgggtgtggggggcatcagcaacagctgggtgtgggaggcaccaacaacaggtgggaagGGGGGTGACCAACAACAGCTGGGAGTGGGTACACCATTAACTTCTTgaagtgggggcaccagcaacagctgggagttggggcaccagcaacaggtgggtgtgggggcaccagcaacaggtgggtgttgagggcaccagcaataggtgggtgtgagagcaccagcaacaggtaggtgtggTGGAACCAGTGtcatgacgctgaaccccggttcattccgaacacagcgattacacaacacataacaccttgcctcagcaaccgttactaccaccgtgtactcctacacacaccagacccttgaggcgtaccactaggtttgtactggaacacaatgagtgaacatatggaaggtatttaaaagtAGTGTAGAGTGTGACTATGACCGGTCGTTTCCATTTTTTCCTGGGCCGGTCGTAGCACCAGGGTTTTTTCCTCTTTTTCCCCCCGGCCGGTCATTGCACCAGGGTTTTTTCTTGTTTTTACCCCCGGCTGGTCGTAGCATCATGAGTTTTTCTCGATTTTTTTCCTGGGCCGCTCGTAGCATCAgggtttttctcaatttttttccctGGGCCAGTTGTAGCATCATGTGTTTTTCTCGAAAAAAATTCTgggccggtcgtagcatcatgggtttttcTCGATTTTTTTCCTGGGCCGGTCGTAGCATCTGGGTTTTCTGCATGTTGCTCTATGGTCCCTGCCAAttagctcaaggggattaaaaggccggtccCTGTCTTAGtcaaatttcgttaccccagtgacccatgcacaggcatcgctaatggtcaatgacgtcaccagctagccgcgcaGCATACCTGCACAGGCacgatcaaggggattaaaaagccaatCCCTGGCAcacccaaatttcgttaccccagtgacccttgcacagacatcCCTAATGGacattgacgtcaccagctagtagctcagcgttcctgcacaggcacgttcaaggggattaaaaagccggtctgtgagtcgtgtgttttgtgattcaacagtaaccctgaacctaatgtaaaataccatcatccctattctatttttaatttcatatttacttccaaccatcgcccattacatgaATCAAAGAggagcagcactgcaagaagttatgtgtgtattttcaagttcgtcccctgctacctgtatttacccaggtcttttcctatATCTAAAACCTACCCAAtttattcctgttctgtttcatgttgatacatttaatagggtattaatatccccctttactatgaccattcagtcacacctctatcatgtcacccctatttttcTTCAtcatcgttctagagaatgtaatttgagctttgacaatctttcttgaaggatcgtttattatgcatagggcaaaaacaaaatgaaaaaactgctaccagtcgtttatatgaaaaaaacagagccctgggaattggtgatttcaatgcgagttcagtagtaatccaatattgtccctaaccatatacatgtctcacattcgctcaaaacatacctcccacacgcaggcgatgagtcacaataacgtggctgaagtatgttgaccagaccacacactagaaattgaagggacgacgacgtttcggtccgtcctggaccattctcaagtcgatcgacttgagaatggtccaggacggaccgaaacgtcgtcgtcccttcaatttctagtgtgtggtctggtcaacatacctcccacaccttactgtagcatataacaaatcaaaaaatactcattcagtaaaagcaagcttctcatgttttaaaataaggccttctgcagttacctgcttttctgacgtcatcatccctaatgcgctGTAAGCCCCCAATGAGCTTCCAGCCAACGTGCTAAAtgtggatcccaggaggttcacacataagtgtgaactcttaatcaggcttaatacctcaactgtactctgtgtttCATCAGAGTCAATATTCAGCTACgttggctcgtattttcgctcattgcttatattttctgttatttatAAACCctgtcaaaccatcctaacctaacgtaacttattatatatatatatatatatatatatatatatatatatatatatatatatatatatatatatatatgtcgtacctagtagccagaacgcacttctcagcctactatgagaggcccgatttgcctaataagccaagttttcatgaattaattgtttttcgacaacctaacctacctaacctaacctaacctaactttttcggctacctaacctaacctaacctataaagataggttaggttaggttaggtagggttggttaggttcggtcatatatctacgttaattttaactccaataataaaaaattgacctcatacataatgtaatgggtagctttatcatttcgtaagaaaaaaaattgagaaaatatattatttcaggaaaacttggcttattaagcaaatcgggccctgcatagtaggctgagaagaacgttctggctactaggtacgacatatatatatatatatatatatatattatatatatatatatatgtgtgtatatcacgaaaataaacacgtgattaagaatgtgacaatgtcagaccacggaggaaaaaatgaaacaggaaatttccttaagtactttcgtatattaaatacatcttcagaaggtcattttacagatcgagtgatgggtataaataggcaggaaggagtggtgaagtaaggtgaggtacaatacaatatttcctgtttcattttttcctccgtggtctgacattgtcatatatatatatatatatatatgtcgtacctagtagccagaactcacttctcagcctactattcaaggcccgatttgcctaataagccaagttttactgaattaatatattttctctaattttttcttatgaaatgataaagctacccatttcattatgtataaggtcatttttttttattggagttaaagttaacgtagatatatgaccgaacctaaccaaccctacctaacctaacctaacctatctttataggttaggttaggttaggtagccgaaaacgttaggttaggttaggttaggtaggttaggtagtcgaaaaaacattaatttatgaaaactaggcttattaggcaaatcgggccttgcatagtaggctgagaagtgagttctggctactaggtacgacatatatatatatatatatatatatatatatatatatatatatatatatatatatatatatatatatatataacaaacaaatacattctacagaccagttgttgttgttgtttagtgacatcatgaaaagcgacctcaggtatagggataaggtattgctggtcaTTAGCACataagtgtcaaggtattacagcacctgactggtcaactgtgtatgacgtcaccagatggtCAATGCGGCCTTTAGCATCCTacctgtatatgtactgtatttgatgttattattatttaaaaaatgactagactaactatccccacctaacctaatcagaggtttaagaatacacATTGTATAGGTTTCTATTACTTTATTGGTAATAAAACTTTACATTCAAGTCTGAACAGTAAAATTGTAATGGGGAACAAGCATGATATTTCAAATGTTGGTCATAGCAATCCTTGATCCAGGTAATTTTTTGTGAGAGCAGTTCCTCTGCCACATCAAATCTGGAACAATGAATGAAAACCATATTAGcaacacagaataataataataataaatcagcaataatatgaaagacaggcgaagagttaggggtgacatgatagaggtttacaagtggatgaatggacataacaggggggatattaatagggtattaaaaatatcaacacaagagagaacacgaaacaatgggtataaattggataagtttagatttaggacagacttgggtaaatactggttcagtaacagggttgttgatttgtggaaccaattgccgcgtaacgtagtggaggtggtgtccctcgattgtttcaagcgcgggttggacaagtatatgagtgggattgggtagttatagaataggagctgcctcgtatgggccaataggccttttgcagttacctttgttcttatgttcttaatacatGGCAAACATCTAGAAATATACTTACAGCTCAGTAATATGACGATTTATCACACAGCGATAGACATTTATCCTGTCCATCTATGCAAAATGTCTTTTTGCAGTTGGGCATTGCAAAATTATAATATGCAAATTATTATCTTCCTATCGTTCATATTATATTCCCcatattcaaataaagtttcaaatttatgTAGTGCAGCTCTCAAGTTAAGGTTGCATAATTGATAGACGAAAAACATAGCATAGGCTCCACAATAATAGGAGTCCATGCTCTGAATGCGTTTTGTGAACATGTATACTCTATAATCTTCAAAATAAGAGAGGAATTCCTGTAAATAACGTGAATGGAATTCCATCTTCAGCCCAAAACTGTCCAACAGGGCGATAATGGCTCCTGAAGGTTTATTGTGCACATACACAGTCATCCAATGACCCATCATCGATGCAGGGATTTCTCgtctaaagtatttaaaataaataccactgctctttatttaatttcttgaagattctccgtacatcg
This window encodes:
- the LOC138371030 gene encoding uncharacterized PE-PGRS family protein PE_PGRS54-like; protein product: MGEHKQQVCLRAPAKGGCGGPQQQVGVGYLQQGGVGAPATGGCGCTSNRWVWEAPTKGGCGGAQATAGCGGNNCVWKHQQQVGVGQQQQVGVRALATRGCGGTSNRWVMGDQQQVGVEAPEKVGLEALANGGVGGPSTDGFEGTSNRRVWRGNQQQLGVKAPAKGGWGSTSNSSNSWVWGNKQQVDVEALSTGGCGGHRQRVGVGAPATGGCVGHQQQVDVGGTSNRWGMGGKSWVWGHQQQLGVGAQATATGGRGGNRWVWGCTCKRWEWGHQQQLGVGAQQEVGMGAPATGGCDSISNKRVWGPSNRWVLGASATGGCGEPQQQLGVEAPTTGGCGGNSNKRVWGHQLQVVVGGTSNRWV